The following are encoded in a window of Poecile atricapillus isolate bPoeAtr1 chromosome 3, bPoeAtr1.hap1, whole genome shotgun sequence genomic DNA:
- the LOC131578223 gene encoding uncharacterized protein LOC131578223, giving the protein MKNIYLFLLSILPFLLKVTGTKDVIFGHNNFTEYQVGNMNLILSVPHGGSMEPEDIPDREAACWDAKTSSCIFSHNCPPGSIQNSEKCKVSTNQDRYTIEVAQALAEEINNITHGFFPHIIINHLQRFKMDANREKEEASFGIPQAEQAWEDYMGFLTTAKSQMSEGLILDIHGQAHPERWIELGYTLSKTSLNSGVFSALNSSISHLASQLVNVSSETLVAGNRSLGRYIEEQNKSYVCVPSPSNPSPNNGNYYSGGYITKTFGSRSSGTIDAIQLELPQWVRAAEERHRFCKALARAVMKFWQANYCSQYKHKLLPC; this is encoded by the coding sequence atgaaaaacatttatttatttctcctttccatcttaccttttcttttgaaagtcaCTGGCACCAAAGATGTTATATTTGGTCATAATAATTTCACAGAGTATCAAGTGGGAAACATGAACCTCATTCTCTCTGTCCCACATGGTGGGTCCATGGAACCTGAAGACATCCCTGATCGAGAGGCCGCCTGTTGGGATGCGAAGACATCCTCTTGTATTTTCTCTCATAACTGTCCTCCTGGAAGTATTCAAAATTCTGAGAAATGCAAAGTATCTACCAACCAAGACAGGTATACTATAGAGGTGGCTCAGGCTCTTGCTGAAGAAATCAACAACATTACTCATGGCTTCTTCCCACATATCATCATAAACCACCTACAGAGGTTCAAGATGGATGCtaacagggaaaaggaagaagcctCCTTTGGCATTCCCCAAGCAGAACAGGCCTGGGAGGACTATATGGGATTTTTGACCACTGCAAAATCACAGATGTCAGAGGGCCTTATTCTGGATATCCACGGACAAGCACATCCTGAAAGGTGGATAGAACTAGGTTACACACTTTCAAAAACTTCCCTTAACTCAGGTGTCTTTTCTGCCTTGAATTCCTCAATTAGCCATCTGGCCAGTCAGCTAGTAAATGTGTCTTCTGAGACTTTGGTTGCAGGGAACAGAAGTTTGGGTAGATATATTGAAGAACAAAATAAGAGTTACGTTTGTGTGCCTTCTCCATCCAATCCTAGCCCAAATAATGGAAACTATTATAGCGGTGGGTACATAACAAAGACTTTTGGTTCCCGTAGTTCTGGCACCATTGATGCCATTCAGCTTGAATTGCCCCAGTGGGTGAGGGCAGCTGAAGAGCGTCACAGATTTTGTAAAGCACTGGCAAGGGCTGTAATGAAATTCTGGCAAGCTAACTACTGCAGCCAGTACAAGCACAAACTTCTGCCATGCTGA